Proteins encoded within one genomic window of Vidua macroura isolate BioBank_ID:100142 chromosome 2, ASM2450914v1, whole genome shotgun sequence:
- the KLHL15 gene encoding kelch-like protein 15 isoform X2 — MAGDVEGFSSSIHDTSVSAGFRALYEEGLLLDVTLVIEDHQFQAHKALLATQSDYFRIMFTADMRERDQDKIHLKGLTATGFSHVLQFMYYGTIELSMNTVHEILQAAMYVQLIEVVKFCCSFLLAKICLENCAEIMRLLDDFGVNIEGVREKLDSFLLENFVPLMSRPDFLSYLSFEKLMSYLDNDHLSRFPEIELYEAVQAWLRHDRRRWRHTDTIIQNIRFCLMTPSSVFEKVKTSEFYRYSRQLRHEVDQAMNYFHSVHQQPLMEMKSNKIRSAKPQTAVFRGMIGHSMVNSKILLLHKPRVWWELEGPQVPLRPDCLAIVNNFVFLLGGEELGPDGEFHASSKVFRYDPRQNTWLRMADMSVPRSEFAVGVIGRYVYAVAGRTRDETFYSTERYDITEDKWEFVDPYPVNKYGHEGTVLGNKLYITGGITSSSTSKQVCVFDPSKEGTVEQRTRRTQVVTNCWENKCKMNYARCFHKMISYNEENKWKEDEYPRMPCKLDGLQVCSLHFPEYVLEHVRRCS; from the exons ATGGCAGGGGACGTGGAAGGGTTTAGCTCCTCCATCCATGACACCAGTGTCTCTGCAGGATTCAGAGCACTGTATGAGGAGGGATTGCTTCTTGATGTCACACTTGTCATTGAAGACCACCAATTTCAGGCCCATAAAGCACTGCTTGCCACCCAGAGTGATTACTTCAGGATTATGTTCACAGCAGACATGCGAGAACGAGATCAGGACAAAATCCATTTGAAAGGTCTGACAGCTACAGGCTTCAGTCATGTCCTCCAATTCATGTACTATGGAACTATTGAACTGAGTATGAACACTGTTCATGAAATCCTTCAGGCTGCCATGTATGTCCAGCTTATAGAGGTGGTAaagttttgctgctcttttctcttAGCTAAAATCTGCTTAGAAAACTGTGCAGAAATTATGAGACTTCTGGATGATTTTGGTGTAAACATCGAAGGAGTCAGGGAAAAATTGGATTCCTTTCTGCTAGAGAATTTTGTGCCACTCATGTCCAGACCTGACTTTCTTTCATATCTGAGCTTTGAGAAGCTCATGTCTTACTTGGATAATGATCATCTGAGCAGGTTTCCAGAGATAGAGCTGTATGAAGCTGTTCAGGCCTGGCTACGCCATGATAGAAGACGCTGGAGACATACGGACACCATCATTCAGAACATCAGGTTTTGTTTGATGACACCATCCAGTGTTTTTGAGAAG GTAAAAACATCAGAGTTTTATCGATACTCCCGGCAACTGCGACATGAGGTTGACCAAGCCATGAATTACTTTCATAGCGTTCACCAACAGCCTTTGATGGAAATGAAATCGAACAAAATTCGTTCCGCCAAACCCCAGACTGCAGTATTTAGAGGAATGATAGGACACAGTATGGTAAACAGTAAAATTCTTCTCTTGCACAAACCAAGGGTCTGGTGGGAACTAGAGGGTCCTCAAGTACCTTTACGACCAGACTGCCTTGCCATTGTAAATAACTTTGTGTTCTTATTAGGTGGGGAAGAACTGGGGCCAGATGGTGAGTTCCATGCTTCATCCAAAGTGTTTAGATATGACCCAAGACAGAACACTTGGTTACGAATGGCAGACATGTCTGTGCCACGTTCTGAGTTTGCTGTTGGAGTGATTGGCAGGTATGTTTATGCGGTGGCTGGGAGAACCAGGGATGAAACGTTTTACTCCACTGAACGCTATGATATTACTGAAGATAAATGGGAATTTGTGGATCCCTATCCAGTCAATAAGTACGGACATGAAGGGACTGTGCTTGGTAACAAGTTGTATATCACTGGTGGAATTACATCATCTTCAACTTCTAAGCAAGTGTGTGTGTTTGATCCCAGTAAAGAAGGGACAGTAGAGCAGCGAACACGGAGAACTCAAGTGGTCACTAACTGTTGGGAGAACAAATGTAAAATGAATTATGCGAGATGCTTTCACAAAATGATTTCTTATAATG aggaaaacaaatggaaagaaGATGAATATCCAAGGATGCCGTGCAAGCTGGATGGCTTACAGGTCTGCAGCCTGCACTTCCCTGAGTATGTTTTGGAGCATGTTAGACGTTGCAGctaa
- the KLHL15 gene encoding kelch-like protein 15 isoform X1 has product MAGDVEGFSSSIHDTSVSAGFRALYEEGLLLDVTLVIEDHQFQAHKALLATQSDYFRIMFTADMRERDQDKIHLKGLTATGFSHVLQFMYYGTIELSMNTVHEILQAAMYVQLIEVVKFCCSFLLAKICLENCAEIMRLLDDFGVNIEGVREKLDSFLLENFVPLMSRPDFLSYLSFEKLMSYLDNDHLSRFPEIELYEAVQAWLRHDRRRWRHTDTIIQNIRFCLMTPSSVFEKVKTSEFYRYSRQLRHEVDQAMNYFHSVHQQPLMEMKSNKIRSAKPQTAVFRGMIGHSMVNSKILLLHKPRVWWELEGPQVPLRPDCLAIVNNFVFLLGGEELGPDGEFHASSKVFRYDPRQNTWLRMADMSVPRSEFAVGVIGRYVYAVAGRTRDETFYSTERYDITEDKWEFVDPYPVNKYGHEGTVLGNKLYITGGITSSSTSKQVCVFDPSKEGTVEQRTRRTQVVTNCWENKCKMNYARCFHKMISYNGKLYVFGGVCVILRASFESQGCPSTEVYDPDTDQWTILASMPIGRSGHGVAVLDKQIMVLGGLCYNGHYSDSILTFDPEENKWKEDEYPRMPCKLDGLQVCSLHFPEYVLEHVRRCS; this is encoded by the exons ATGGCAGGGGACGTGGAAGGGTTTAGCTCCTCCATCCATGACACCAGTGTCTCTGCAGGATTCAGAGCACTGTATGAGGAGGGATTGCTTCTTGATGTCACACTTGTCATTGAAGACCACCAATTTCAGGCCCATAAAGCACTGCTTGCCACCCAGAGTGATTACTTCAGGATTATGTTCACAGCAGACATGCGAGAACGAGATCAGGACAAAATCCATTTGAAAGGTCTGACAGCTACAGGCTTCAGTCATGTCCTCCAATTCATGTACTATGGAACTATTGAACTGAGTATGAACACTGTTCATGAAATCCTTCAGGCTGCCATGTATGTCCAGCTTATAGAGGTGGTAaagttttgctgctcttttctcttAGCTAAAATCTGCTTAGAAAACTGTGCAGAAATTATGAGACTTCTGGATGATTTTGGTGTAAACATCGAAGGAGTCAGGGAAAAATTGGATTCCTTTCTGCTAGAGAATTTTGTGCCACTCATGTCCAGACCTGACTTTCTTTCATATCTGAGCTTTGAGAAGCTCATGTCTTACTTGGATAATGATCATCTGAGCAGGTTTCCAGAGATAGAGCTGTATGAAGCTGTTCAGGCCTGGCTACGCCATGATAGAAGACGCTGGAGACATACGGACACCATCATTCAGAACATCAGGTTTTGTTTGATGACACCATCCAGTGTTTTTGAGAAG GTAAAAACATCAGAGTTTTATCGATACTCCCGGCAACTGCGACATGAGGTTGACCAAGCCATGAATTACTTTCATAGCGTTCACCAACAGCCTTTGATGGAAATGAAATCGAACAAAATTCGTTCCGCCAAACCCCAGACTGCAGTATTTAGAGGAATGATAGGACACAGTATGGTAAACAGTAAAATTCTTCTCTTGCACAAACCAAGGGTCTGGTGGGAACTAGAGGGTCCTCAAGTACCTTTACGACCAGACTGCCTTGCCATTGTAAATAACTTTGTGTTCTTATTAGGTGGGGAAGAACTGGGGCCAGATGGTGAGTTCCATGCTTCATCCAAAGTGTTTAGATATGACCCAAGACAGAACACTTGGTTACGAATGGCAGACATGTCTGTGCCACGTTCTGAGTTTGCTGTTGGAGTGATTGGCAGGTATGTTTATGCGGTGGCTGGGAGAACCAGGGATGAAACGTTTTACTCCACTGAACGCTATGATATTACTGAAGATAAATGGGAATTTGTGGATCCCTATCCAGTCAATAAGTACGGACATGAAGGGACTGTGCTTGGTAACAAGTTGTATATCACTGGTGGAATTACATCATCTTCAACTTCTAAGCAAGTGTGTGTGTTTGATCCCAGTAAAGAAGGGACAGTAGAGCAGCGAACACGGAGAACTCAAGTGGTCACTAACTGTTGGGAGAACAAATGTAAAATGAATTATGCGAGATGCTTTCACAAAATGATTTCTTATAATGGTAAGCTTTATGTCTTTGGTGGTGTCTGTGTGATCCTGAGAGCTTCCTTTGAATCTCAAGGATGTCCATCTACAGAGGTTTATGACCCTGATACCGATCAATGGACTATATTGGCTTCCATGCCAATAGGTAGGAGCGGTCATGGTGTAGCTGTTCTGGACAAACAGATAATGGTTCTTGGAGGCCTTTGTTACAATGGTCATTACAGTGATTCAATTCTCACTTTTGatccagaggaaaacaaatggaaagaaGATGAATATCCAAGGATGCCGTGCAAGCTGGATGGCTTACAGGTCTGCAGCCTGCACTTCCCTGAGTATGTTTTGGAGCATGTTAGACGTTGCAGctaa